In candidate division WOR-3 bacterium, the DNA window AATGTAGATCCCGGCACCATGAATCCTTATCAACACGGTGAGGTTTATGTGACTGAGGATGGTGCAGAGTGTGATCTGGACCTGGGTCATTATGAAAGATTTTTAAATGAGTCTTTGACAAAAGAGAATAATATCACCACCGGACAGATTTATTTTTCGGTGATCTCCAAGGAACGGCGCGGTGAATATCTGGGGAAGACGGTTCAGGTGGTCCCCCATATCACGGATGAG includes these proteins:
- a CDS encoding CTP synthase, with protein sequence MDTKYIFVTGGVVSSLGKGVATSSMGLLLKSYGLKVTLQKIDPYINVDPGTMNPYQHGEVYVTEDGAECDLDLGHYERFLNESLTKENNITTGQIYFSVISKERRGEYLGKTVQVVPHITDE